DNA from Petropleomorpha daqingensis:
CGTACGCCGCGTGGGCCGACGCGCCGCGGCAGCGGATCGACCTGCTGCGCCGCCGGCTGCTGCTGCTCGCCCGCCGCTGGGCCGACCTCGTCGCGCTCGACCCAACCGACGAGCAGGCGGCCCTCGGCCTGGCCGCCGAGCAGCTGGACCGCGGCGACCGCGCCGGCGCGCTGCGCGTGATCGCCCGGATCGAGCGGGTGCTCCGCGAGGAGCTCGGCATCGGGCTGAGCCCGGAGGGCGCCGCGCTGCGCGCCCGGGCCCTCGACAGCGCGGCGCCGATGCCCGGCCGGCCGCCCGTCGTCCCGGCCCCGCGGGCGGCCGGCCTGGCCCGTCAGCGCCTCGGCTTCTGCCGGGCGCCCGACGGCGTCCGGCTGGCCTTCGCGACCAGCGGCACCGGCCCACCGCTGGTCAAGGTCGCGAACTGGCTGTCGCACCTGGACCACAACTGGGGCAGCCCCGTGTGGTCGCACTGGTGGCGCGAGCTGTCCCGCGACCACACGCTGGTCCGCTACGACGAGCGCGGCTGCGGGCTGTCGGACTGGGACGTCGACGCCGACTCGTTCGGCCTCGAGGCGTGGGTGCGCGACCTCGAGACCGTCGTGGACACCCTCGGCCTGGAGCGCTTCCCGCTGCTCGGCCTGTCGCAGGGCGGCCCGATCGCGGTCACCTATGCCGCCCGGCACCCCGAGCGGGTCTCGCACCTGGTCGTCCACGGCACCTGCGCGCGGGCGTTGTGGCCGCGGGCGAGCAAAGAGCAGAAGAGCGAGCTGGTCGCGCTCGGCCAGCTGCTGCGGGTCTCGTGGGGGTCCGACGCCCCCGGCTTCCGGCAGGTGTACGACGCGAAGTTCCTGCCCGACGGCCCCCTGGAGCTGTGGCGGGCGTTCGACCAGCTGCAGCGCCGCTCCAGCTCGCCGGAGAACGCCTACCGGCTGTGGGGTGCCTTCGGCCGGCTCGACGCGTCGGAGGCCGCCCGGTCCCTCGACGTCCCGACGCTGATCCTGCATCCGCGGGGCGACCTCGTCTGGTCCTTCGACGACGCCGCGGAGCTGC
Protein-coding regions in this window:
- a CDS encoding alpha/beta fold hydrolase, which encodes MEVTVHLLGEVRVAVDGSPAAGFDRRSAAQLVALLALEPARRLHRERVMAALWPDAAPEDAANALHKAAHFARRATGGADAVVLRAEMVSLFPGTSVEVDVAVFEAAARAALAEDDEAAAAAVLDRWPAELLPDEPYAAWADAPRQRIDLLRRRLLLLARRWADLVALDPTDEQAALGLAAEQLDRGDRAGALRVIARIERVLREELGIGLSPEGAALRARALDSAAPMPGRPPVVPAPRAAGLARQRLGFCRAPDGVRLAFATSGTGPPLVKVANWLSHLDHNWGSPVWSHWWRELSRDHTLVRYDERGCGLSDWDVDADSFGLEAWVRDLETVVDTLGLERFPLLGLSQGGPIAVTYAARHPERVSHLVVHGTCARALWPRASKEQKSELVALGQLLRVSWGSDAPGFRQVYDAKFLPDGPLELWRAFDQLQRRSSSPENAYRLWGAFGRLDASEAARSLDVPTLILHPRGDLVWSFDDAAELHAAIPGSRLVALDTRNHILRADEPAFAHFLQEVRAFLGT